Proteins encoded within one genomic window of Ptiloglossa arizonensis isolate GNS036 chromosome 3, iyPtiAriz1_principal, whole genome shotgun sequence:
- the Kaz gene encoding E3 ubiquitin-protein transferase Katazuke isoform X2 produces MSDVKSLEHPTLKGDGAGVPAGEISRLLGGVVARLQVLKRKAEESIAEELQAGMVCKRRLDHLKEHANTAPSVVNQWRRQRLDRMLVEYFLRKGYYKTATKLADSSELRDLTNIDVFMVSREVEKSLANHETARCVGWCHDNRSKLRKLGSTMEFNLRVQEFIELVRADRRLDAVKHARKCFANYDDYQLQEIQCCMGQLAFPANTSLSPYKDLLDEKRWDRLIEQFRHENYRLFQLASQSVFTVALQAGLSALKTPQCYSANKEGRNPNCPVCNEALNELAAPLPFAHCSQSRLVCSISGKPLNEYNQPMMMPNGYVYGEQALEKMSQENNGTVICPKTKEVFPYKKIEKVYVM; encoded by the exons ATGTCAGACGTTAAAAGTTTGGAGCACCCAACATTAAAG GGTGATGGAGCAGGTGTTCCTGCTGGTGAAATAAGCAGACTACTGGGTGGAGTTGTAGCTAGACTTCAGGTTCTGAAGAGAAAAGCAGAAGAATCTATAGCAGAAGAATTACAAGCAGGAATGGTCTGTAAAAGACGATTAGATCATTTAAAGGAACATGCTAATACTGCGCCAAGCGTTGTAAATCAATGGCGGCGACAGAGACTTGATAGAATGTTggtagaatattttcttcgtaaagGTTATTATAAAACTGCAACTAAGTTGGCAGACAGTAGTGAACTTAGAGACCTAACAAACATAG ATGTTTTTATGGTATCTAGAGAGGTCGAAAAGTCTTTAGCAAATCATGAGACAGCAAGATGCGTTGGGTGGTGCCATGACAATCGATCTAAGTTAAGAAAATTAGGAAGTACTATGGAATTTAATTTACGAGTGCAGGAGTTTATAGAATTAGTGAGAGCAGATAGAAGACTTGATGCTGTCAAACATGCTCGAAAATGTTTTGCTAATTATGATGATTATCAGTTGCAAGAAATTCAATGTTGCATGGGACAATTAGCATTTCCAGCTAATACATCTCTCAGTCCATATAAAGATTTATTAGATGagaaaag ATGGGATAGATTAATAGAGCAGTTCAGACATGAAAATTATAGACTTTTCCAATTGGCAAGTCAGAGTGTCTTTACAGTTGCTCTACAAGCAGGTTTATCAGCATTAAAAACACCTCAGTGTTATAGTGCAAATAAAGAAGGCAGAAACCCAAATTGTCCAGTCTGTAATGAAGCACTTAATGAACTGGCTGCTCCATTGCCTTTTGCTCATTGTTCACAGTCCAGGCTTGTTTGCAGTATTAGTGGCAAACCATTAAATGAGTATAACCAACCAATGATGATGCCAAATGGATATGTATACGGAGAGCAA GCGTTGGAAAAGATGTCTCAAGAAAATAATGGTACTGTGATTTGTCCAAAAACCAAAGAAGTGTTTCCAtacaaaaaaatagaaaaagtttaTGTTATGTAA
- the Kaz gene encoding E3 ubiquitin-protein transferase Katazuke isoform X1 — MSDVKSLEHPTLKVPYELLNKKFRSAQKTLDREVSHVQAAANELLKGDGAGVPAGEISRLLGGVVARLQVLKRKAEESIAEELQAGMVCKRRLDHLKEHANTAPSVVNQWRRQRLDRMLVEYFLRKGYYKTATKLADSSELRDLTNIDVFMVSREVEKSLANHETARCVGWCHDNRSKLRKLGSTMEFNLRVQEFIELVRADRRLDAVKHARKCFANYDDYQLQEIQCCMGQLAFPANTSLSPYKDLLDEKRWDRLIEQFRHENYRLFQLASQSVFTVALQAGLSALKTPQCYSANKEGRNPNCPVCNEALNELAAPLPFAHCSQSRLVCSISGKPLNEYNQPMMMPNGYVYGEQALEKMSQENNGTVICPKTKEVFPYKKIEKVYVM; from the exons ATGTCAGACGTTAAAAGTTTGGAGCACCCAACATTAAAG GTTCCTTATGAACTCCtcaataaaaaatttcgttcgGCTCAAAAAACCTTAGATAGGGAAGTCTCACATGTACAAGCAGCAGCTAATGAATTGTTAAAGGGTGATGGAGCAGGTGTTCCTGCTGGTGAAATAAGCAGACTACTGGGTGGAGTTGTAGCTAGACTTCAGGTTCTGAAGAGAAAAGCAGAAGAATCTATAGCAGAAGAATTACAAGCAGGAATGGTCTGTAAAAGACGATTAGATCATTTAAAGGAACATGCTAATACTGCGCCAAGCGTTGTAAATCAATGGCGGCGACAGAGACTTGATAGAATGTTggtagaatattttcttcgtaaagGTTATTATAAAACTGCAACTAAGTTGGCAGACAGTAGTGAACTTAGAGACCTAACAAACATAG ATGTTTTTATGGTATCTAGAGAGGTCGAAAAGTCTTTAGCAAATCATGAGACAGCAAGATGCGTTGGGTGGTGCCATGACAATCGATCTAAGTTAAGAAAATTAGGAAGTACTATGGAATTTAATTTACGAGTGCAGGAGTTTATAGAATTAGTGAGAGCAGATAGAAGACTTGATGCTGTCAAACATGCTCGAAAATGTTTTGCTAATTATGATGATTATCAGTTGCAAGAAATTCAATGTTGCATGGGACAATTAGCATTTCCAGCTAATACATCTCTCAGTCCATATAAAGATTTATTAGATGagaaaag ATGGGATAGATTAATAGAGCAGTTCAGACATGAAAATTATAGACTTTTCCAATTGGCAAGTCAGAGTGTCTTTACAGTTGCTCTACAAGCAGGTTTATCAGCATTAAAAACACCTCAGTGTTATAGTGCAAATAAAGAAGGCAGAAACCCAAATTGTCCAGTCTGTAATGAAGCACTTAATGAACTGGCTGCTCCATTGCCTTTTGCTCATTGTTCACAGTCCAGGCTTGTTTGCAGTATTAGTGGCAAACCATTAAATGAGTATAACCAACCAATGATGATGCCAAATGGATATGTATACGGAGAGCAA GCGTTGGAAAAGATGTCTCAAGAAAATAATGGTACTGTGATTTGTCCAAAAACCAAAGAAGTGTTTCCAtacaaaaaaatagaaaaagtttaTGTTATGTAA